TTGTTAGTTTAGGCATGCTAGCAATAATTTGTTaacatgaaagaaaaagaaaattcttCAGCTATTGTTTGATTGTACTTTTGCCGAGTGAAAAATATTCGACTTTTAAAAACTCGATTTATTTGAACATGTTACAAGAATGACAAGTTAAAAATGTACACTTGATCCAATGTGTTAGGTTAGTAGTACCTCCATGGTAGAGAGATATCCTCTAGATTAAAAGTGGTTTTAACGTGCGCTAAAATATTaggattataaatttataattatatcataagagatataaaattatgaaaatatggtCTAACTCCCATTAGTCTGCTTATTATCTGGAAAAGGTGCAAATTAAAGTAATGCAAAAACAACTGAAAATACAGTGTTTATtcatacaaataattaatacataaaattattggTGATATGCAGAGTAGTTTTCAGTGCCATGACTTTCTCTTAAGTTATTCTGATGAAGAACTGAGAAATCCTTTATATGATGCTGTAGTAGATACATGCTTGTAGCCTTTGGTCGTTTGTATATGGCAAATTTGGGATTTGGTACTATTTTAATGTTTAGATTTTAGCAAATATTCAAGatattatgatttttatttttgaaatgcATATAGGTTTGTATGTTCTATTTTTTGAcagctgaaaattttttttatatgaatgtCTAGTTTTTCTATAATCTAACAGAAATTGTTCATGTAAAACTACATTAAAATCAATATTATTGGATTATCTTGATGCGTAGCATTGTCCCATATAATATACGCATATCATTGGTGCAATTAGCAGTGTTCACTCAGTGCAAAAGAGATGAATCAGCTAGAAACTCTGCATTGGACGACGTGCTATGCAAAGCACGAACTCTCCAGGGAAGAATTGGTTGAAGAATATGTCTCCAAAGATAAATAGAAAAAGGATTTGgctattttatattctaaaaatatattttaataatttaataatattttttgaagttcttaatatatttatgttattaaaaaaatatcttttcaataatttttaacaaaatatttttttatagtaatcTTAAAATATACTTTTAGAGTATATGTTAAAGAAATTCATAAAAAACTTGAAAGACAGGGTAAAATATTATACCGATAAACANNNNNNNNNNNNNNNNNNNNNNNNNNNNNNNNNNNNNNNNNNNNNNNNNNNNNNNNNNNNNNNNNNNNNNNNNNNNNNNNNNNNNNNNNNNNNNNNNNNNNNNNNNNNNNNNNNNNNNNNNNNNNNNNNNNNNNNNNNNNNNNNNNNNNNNNNNNNNNNNNNNNNNNNNNNNNNNNNNNNNNNNNNNNNNNNNNNNNNNNNNNNNNNNNNNNNNNNNNNNNNNNNNNNNNNNNNNNNNNNNNNNNNNNNNNNNNNNNNNNNNNNNNNNNNNNNNNNNNNNNNNNNNNNNNNNNNNNNNNNNNNNNNNNNNNNNNNNNNNNNNNNNNNNNNNNNNNNNNNNNNNNNNNNNNNNNNNNNNNNNNNNNNNNNNNNNNNNNNNNNNNNNNNNNNNNNNNNNNNNNNNNNNNNNNNNNNNNNNNNNNNNNNNNNNNNNNNNNNNNNNNNNNNNNNNNNNNNNNNNNNNNNNNNNNNNNNNNNNNNNNNNNNNNNNNNNNNNNNNNNNNNNNNNNNNNNNNNNNNNNNNNNNNNNNNNNNNNNNNNNNNNNNNNNNNNNNNNNNNNNNNNNNNNNNNNNNNNNNNNNNNNNNNNNNNNNNNNNNNNNNNNNNNNNNNNNNNNNNNNNNNNNNNNNNNNNNNNNNNNNNNNNNNNNNNNNNNNNNNNNNNNNNNNNNNNNNNNNNNNNNNNNNNNNNNNNNNNNNNNNNNNNNNNNNNNTGTGTTTGAATGCTTTGTTTGAAAGTTTAGActcttaaattttgataaatatgtACTAGTAttgaaaagtatttttttagtgttttaaaAGCActcaatttctaaaaattacaaatacaaacatataatttttttatttataaaacacaaaataagataaatatacttttaaaaaCCACAAACgtatctgaaatttttttataccaAAATCAGACATTCCTTTTCTTTTACTtcattcaattataatttataaataattgtgTGGATGTGCGATCAACCTTTTTTCGAAAGATCATTTGTCAGACATAATGTTACATATGGAATATGGATATACACCTTTGTTCTCATCTGTTTTGTACTTGTCCTTGAACATTGCCATGAAGGCAAATGCAACGTGTTGGAGCAACGAATTAGGAGGGGGTAAAATGAGAGAACATTTGATAGAGTCAGTAGTAACGACTGGCCCTGATTTGGAACCTTTTCCAGCTATGATAAGGCTTATTCTTCTCTTGTGAATTGTTGCAAGATTCACATGATGAGAACTCTGAATATAGATCAGGatactgaaaaataaaaacaagagaaAATAGGCCGAGAATTCTATTAACTAGTAAAGTGGTAAATTGATAGGGGGAAAAAAAATTCACACGCAGCTTTTACATCGTTTTACATTGAAACCAATTGGGGCAAAATTCTCATAAATGTTTCATTGCGTCAACACGGTAACATAATTGGATATAGAAGAATTAAATTgtgagttaaaaaaaaaaaagtaacaaacaATAAAATTGTTTAGGTATGATATAAGATGACATTATAGACCTAAAGATGGAGCAGCAGTAACTAAACAGGCGAATTATTCATTCCACACCTACTAAGATATAGCAGCCATTGAAGAAAGGAAGGTTTACACATTCATTCGAAACCCCTCATGCCTGAGGCTTGTCCCACTTGAGTGGCTTAACAATTTCCCAGGTGAAATCTGCGTCATCCCTTCCGAAGTGTCCATAAGCAGCTGTCTTCAAGAACCTGTTGCCACCCCTCTTGAGGTCCAAGTTAATGGTGATCATTCCGGGCCTGAAGTCGAAGTTCTCCTTCACAATTTGAAGGATCTCCTTGTCAGGGATCTTCCCAGTTCCATAAGATTCAACAAAGACTGACAAGGGCTCAGGGACACCAATGGCATAGGAAACCTGAACAAGACACCTGCGGGCAAGACCGCTAGCCACAATACTCTTTGCTGCCTGCCTTACGATATAGGCACCGCTTCTGTCGACcttggtagggtcctttccagagAAAGCACCACCACCATGAGCACCCCAGCCACCATAAGTATCAATGATGATCTTTCTTCCAGTGAGACCGGCATCACCATGAGGGCCACCAATGACAAAGCGGCCAGAAGGGTTAAGGTGGAAGATGGTCCTGTCATCAAGGTACTTCTCAGGAATGACAGGCTTGATAACATGCTCCTTAAGATCAGCAGCAATTTGGTCATTGGTAACAGTCTCATCATGCTGGGTGGAAATAAGGACAGTGTGGACGCGAACTGGGACCATGGCACCATTGTCATTGTAGTACTCAACAGTTACTTGAGTCTTACCATCTGGTCTCAGCCAAGCACATGTACCATTCTTCCTAACCTCGGTGAGGCGGGCGCCAAGTTTTGTTGCAAGGACATGGCTGAGAGGCATGAGTTCCGGGGTTTCATCAGTAGCATAACCAAACATGTGACCCTGGTCACCAGCACCAACCTCCTCTGGGCGCTTGGTAAAGTGGCCATGGACACCCTGTGCAATATCGGGGCTCTGCTGCTCAATGTTGACCAAGACCTTGCATTTGTCAGCATCAAGACCGACATCATCAGAGACAAATCCAATGTTGCGGCAAGTGTCACGGACAATCTTCTCATAGTCTACATTGGCCTTGGTTGTTATTTCTCCAAACACCATGACCATGTTGGTCTTGGTGCAGGTCTCACAGGCAACCTTACTATCGGGATCCTGCTGGAGGCAGGCATCGAGAACTGCATCAGAGACCTGGTCGCAGAGCTTGTCAGGGTGACCCTCGTTGACAGATTCGGAAGTAAAAAGGAAGGTCTCGGTGGCCATTTGTCAAGCTGTACAAAACAGTAAACAGAAGGTTAGAACGAATGAGCACAAAAGCTTGAAAGCAAATGCATAAAAGAATATCGGGAAAATCAAGATCACTTAGTGCGAAACTGCTCATCCATGAAAGTTATTAAGATCTGatatttaatattagaatttagaaatcAAAAGCACTGAAGTCACATActcctaaaataaatttaataagaaCTGGAAGTTACGGCAAGATTGGTTAACATAATCAAATTATTCCCgcctttaaaaattatattaaaaaaaaaaactagtgcAGCCAAGACGATAACAAAGAATATCATATAAGATTCCCGTGAAACCAGTGACGAAAATTGGATAGAATCTTAGACTTCAAACAAACAAGTTCACAAAATATTCGTGGTAACAGCGCAAATTGAAATCACTAAGCAAGAAATGCAAATGAACTTCATCAGATCAGCAACCAGAGATGAACAATTAGAAGATTCAAGCAACAGATCTATTCATCTATCTCGACGGAAGATGAAGCTTCATCAAAAAGCAACACGAATTACGAGCACAAACCGAAATAAGTACGTGTAGTTCAACTTCCAAAACGACATCGCAGAGCCACAAAACGACAGCAGTCAAAAgcacagaaaacaaaaaagcatggataaaattcagatctgtaACCGTCGCAGACCATTTAGTAAAACAGACAACAACCGTTTTGGCAGCTATAAAATGCTAAACAgaaaagaaaccaaagagaagaaaggtgaaggagCTGAACCTGAAGATGCGAAGCGagtgatgaaaattgaattcaGAAAGTTGAGAGAAGAACACTCGCTTGTAAGAGAATGGTGCTGGTTAAGGACAACGTTTTACTTCCCCTCATAACCTCCTATTTATACCCATCATTCACCAACGTGACTGGCCACCGGAACCCACGGTGCAGCCGTTAGATTTGACGGCAAAATCAAGGGATGGGATTTCTCTCGGTTGGTGAGATACGCGTGAAATTTCAAGGAATTGAAACTTACCGGATACTGCCGGTTACTCACCAACCCTAGGCGCGTCCTTACTCACTCTTTAGCTTCTCACCAGCTGTATGTTTGCCTTTATCTTCATTATTTATTATCCAAACAATTAAATTAAGGAATTAATCCCCCTTAGTTtggtgataataataataaattaataattaataagatcTGTTTTCCATTTCATAGTAGTATATTAATTTGTCAAGTATTTTTCTCTTAAGCCAACAGAAATAGAAGTGTCGGTGGTACAAAACGGTTAGATCGGATCCCAGGCTCCTTCATCTTTTGTCATATGTCCAGATTGATTGATTCTCttttcaaccttttttttttcctctttcaataatgcaCTGATCTTATATTATACAACATATACCATTTTcgattattaatattaatttaagcAAGGAAATATATTCGCGAgataaaataagtaaaatatgTGTGCGAAAAGTAAACCAAAGTCCCTTTTGTGTATGTGTCAAAATGTAAAATTGTTGAATGAATTTTTTAGTGGTTTTAACGCAACGTGACATTGATATTGACTCTCAACCTAATTGAGTTTTTGTCTTGTGCTGAATATacagggtttttttttttcccttgcttTGTCATGCATTTGGAAAATGGTGATTTGGAAAATAAAAGTCACAGCTTACAATAACATTCCAAACAACTAGGATAATTTCTTAGTAAgactaaatttaataataaagttTATGGTATACTTTTCCATATTCTTATAAGATGCGGGATATAGCATATCGAatattatgataaaattttaaatccttaTGAAGCCACTAACATTATTATTTAGTCAACATTCAACAATTTGAGCATGGCTGATTTCATATAcagattttttatatataaaataaaaggaacggGGAAGGGAGGGGATTAATGGCGTTGTTACTTGTTAGTTGAATCAAAAGACACGGTAATGCAATGTTAAATAGGTAATaatctaaaattatatttgatttagattaatattattgtttctcaaatattttaaaaaaaataaatataataataaaaagtaaatatacgGGGTTttgttggaaaaaaaaaaagtagctgCCAATCTGACCAATTTATTGACTCATTATTGTAAAGCGTTGATTAATGAGGCTGTCTTAATTACATGGAGTTTTATTGACTAGCAACATAGTAATGAAGTGAATCATGCAGGGATATGTTGAGGAGATGTATATGCATAAAATTTTGTCAATATATAGAGTATAGACCTTATGCTATGAATTGTAAATAGGGTTTCTTATTAATAATTGATGATGGCCAAAAaactgaatttattttttaaaaatattatatgaacactaaaaatcagttataatatatttatatatNNNNNNNNNNNNNNNNNNNNNNNNNNNNNNNNNNNNNNNNNNNGattttataactaattttttgtataaacataatataattattatttgttttttaatttttagtactaaaatcttaatatttttattaacttgggggtaattgaaaaaatatatatttcgtTATTTCCTGCTATAGTGGAAACATGATTCTCCTTCGGGCATGATTGTATTTTGAAAGGTGGTAAGTGGAGGGTTGGTGACCAACCACAAATAGAGTAGTGTGATGATTGAAGAAGTAATTGCTTTTAATTTAGGCATATGAGAAACTCAACCAACCCATTACCCATGTATAAggtcaaaattcaaaaccagtCAAGTGATAAGCTTCCTAATTcccattatttgttttgattattCAAGTATAATTAagaaataacaaaggaaaaaaaaagagagagatttttgctaaaaaatatttttattttttaaattatttatatataaatttaattttgatatactgataatgtaaaaaattttacaGAATCGTCAagttatatctaattttttgaATCATCTACTTCgctaatgtaaaaaaaaattattttattaacatGTCATTACAATTAGATGCGTGTAAATTTATTTACACTGTCAGTGCCTATAAAAAGTAAagtctttatatatatattacctttaattttttaatacaaaatttacattaaaaaaattattaagtgaCGTTACTAAATcttcgaaaaagaaaaagaaacaaagaaattgttATAACTTATAAGTAATGAGTGTGGCATTGTTGTCAGCGAATGCCCCAAAAGGTTGCGCAGATTAGCACGTTGGATTTAGCTAATATTTAGATTAGTGATtaaaggattttaaaatttatatatttttaattaataattttagcaTCTACTATTaggtaaacttttttttttttgggaggttggtgaattttttttgcccttttgttttgttttgtctaACGCGAGGTAGGTGATTGACAGTGATTTATGTATATTTGGGTTCTTCAATCAGGGTCACTATATATGCATGCCTGCATGATCATGAATTCATGATGTATGTCCAAAATGGTgaagactatttttatttgaagTTGTTAATTAAAAATGGTTGAATAATTTAacagaattaattaaattataatttaatgaatcaaattattaattttacatgaaAATATCTGAATGTAAATTTTTAACTtccaaaatatatacatatatcatAATCTATTAGGACTTGATTGTTAGCCTTTTAGGTATgatcttattatttttccataTAATTTCCAAATCACAATAATTTATTATCTGGTGAGTAGTTAACGATGCAttacaataataatgaaaatagtGTACAAAAATGAACTTGGTAAACTAAAAAAGATAACGGTATGTTTAGTGTTAATAGagtaaaaatgaaataaaaaaattggttaattaagtaattaacaataatattttgaaattcaGTTTTCCTTTTCGCTTTGATCATACTATATTAATGTTTTGTTTTCGTCATTGATATTGCATCAATACTTATATTCTTTCCTAATCCATGTCCAAAGCTTATAAGTATATCCACATCAATATACAAGTTGGTTAATGttaactaattaatattttacttttttatatttattcaaatgtttacttttagaattttatattttgtgtgCTAAGGGAGAGAGATGCATGTTTGATATCAACAACAACATAGAATTATACTAGTAAACTGTTTGAAAAATCTGATCGAGTCCAGTGCtactttttctatatatatatattcctcTCTTTAAATTCAAGGGCAATGCGACATGTGCGCCTCtcttatccaaaattctaaaaaagaataaaataaaagcgAATAGAACGAGAGTATATATTGTGTGCTTATGCcaaaatctctctctctctctctctctctctatatatatatccaactaaaattaagataagtaTGAACCCAACCTAAAAAACGCACCGCAAGATAATGAAGACTCATACTACATATCTATATCTaacatttatataaaaaaagtttgcttttttattattgttattattgtcaaagtaaataataaaatatcttttttgtcTGTTtgcgatttttttttaaaatactcttAACGTTTAGTTTCATTCAAAATTACTActaaatgttaattttatataaattttagagacaaaattgaaaactttcataaataattttgatacaaatcgaAAATATTAAAGACTAGgaggccagcaatttttgtgattgttagccatcaactagccatcaataatgatttgatggtgtgagattggtgtgagatttcattcaATGACTCACATttttctgctggttacatgctggccaaaattcaataaaactgctggcccGTAAACTTTtccatttgaaaaattttagagataaaaaacgttataaatatttttagaatggaAGTAGCTAAGAACAGCTCATGAATGAGTGAACTTTACAATCTGTGTATAGACATGCATAGTTCAATTGAATCCGCGTTTGGAGATCTAATAAAATTCTCCGCATCTAAGCATTCCATTATATTCCCTTCTCATCACTGTGAAAATGAGTATGGGAAAGCTAGTGGCAATTAACTTTCCATAAGCGCAAAATCAAAAAGAATAGATCTGAAACCATGTTAGATCGAAGCATCATAATTGTGAAAACGTGCATTCATCCATACAAAATTGATATAAGTTATAACGATTTGCTACAATACAAAGTTAGCACCACTTGCTGTGGCCCACTTGCCATTTCTATCTTACTTGTTTTAAAAGACAAAGGACTATAGTTTATAATTTACATGAATTACGAACATGAAGCATTTATTGCATACTCAATGGAATAGCCAACTACAAAGGTGGCGGTGGGGTTATTTACAAGACAAACTGAACTCAATTATAATTAGCCGACGCATTCTAGCTAGAACTATGTACACACACAAACTAATCTAATGTGTGTAACATGGTGGAAATTCAAGTGAAATCGACTTCGcatgaagttgatatctgagagccgttagataatttgactgatttgactaaattttcatccaaCAGctgtatcaacttcacgtgaagtcgacttcatcTGAGTTTTTATCGTGTAACATTACATTATTGTCTTCCAACGGGTGAAAGATCTGTTAAGTTTTAGAATTTTGAAGCACAGAGTTCTTAccatgaataaataaatacatattaaactAAGCCCAACTATGCATTTAATCTTTCACATAAGTCAATAATTAAGTCCTTCTGTCTTGGAAGCAATGAACCATTAGACATAGTAAATCCTAAACCGTAGGACCTTAATGAATTTCCTCAAGCCATCTCTTTCTACAACCTAATAGAAAATTCTATTGAGactatttacataaaaatatctttatgtaaatataataactaaaaattattagatatttttgATATGTTTAACTAAATTACTTGACACGATAAATATctacattttaaatattatttttttataaagacgTCTTTATATAAGCAACAATTATTATCTTTAAATATTATCTACATTTTAGATAATAATTGGGAAATCTTCATTTATCATAATGTTGGTGGGGGTGGGGTGGGGGGAATTACTTATAAAGATTTTTATAATTAGTAATCAATTCATGGAAAGCATTGCCGctatgtttttgttttattatttaggCCGAGGGCTCATTATATGatgatatttaataataatgaattaatGACGATGATAATGATCAtgatatattaaaaaagaatagtGGGATCAACACGGTATCACTTAGGATTTGATATAATCAAATGACAATATATATAACATGACATTTtcatctaaataaataaataatacacaTTTGTAGAATTTCCCTCCTCAACTGACCCACCCACCCCCAAAATTACAACAAAACAACCTTGGTTTTAACTCTGTCCACCCAATATGCAAACATTGCATCAGCAATCCAATAAAATGAACAGCTACTcgtatcaaaatattattttttgagtacatggagcaactaaggaccATTGACTCATAGTAGTGATATCTGGTAGGTCTAGGTTGATATTAACGAGGAGCAGAAAAATTACCTCCATAAACTGTTCTAATGTAAAATTTCATTCTTCACCAGACATGAGTATAATGTTATGATACTGAAAAGTCAACTATTTGCATCCCTCTGCCAGCAACAGCAATCTGATAATGGTTCCT
This portion of the Arachis duranensis cultivar V14167 chromosome 6, aradu.V14167.gnm2.J7QH, whole genome shotgun sequence genome encodes:
- the LOC107492339 gene encoding S-adenosylmethionine synthase 1 is translated as MATETFLFTSESVNEGHPDKLCDQVSDAVLDACLQQDPDSKVACETCTKTNMVMVFGEITTKANVDYEKIVRDTCRNIGFVSDDVGLDADKCKVLVNIEQQSPDIAQGVHGHFTKRPEEVGAGDQGHMFGYATDETPELMPLSHVLATKLGARLTEVRKNGTCAWLRPDGKTQVTVEYYNDNGAMVPVRVHTVLISTQHDETVTNDQIAADLKEHVIKPVIPEKYLDDRTIFHLNPSGRFVIGGPHGDAGLTGRKIIIDTYGGWGAHGGGAFSGKDPTKVDRSGAYIVRQAAKSIVASGLARRCLVQVSYAIGVPEPLSVFVESYGTGKIPDKEILQIVKENFDFRPGMITINLDLKRGGNRFLKTAAYGHFGRDDADFTWEIVKPLKWDKPQA